Proteins encoded in a region of the Alistipes sp. ZOR0009 genome:
- the hemN gene encoding oxygen-independent coproporphyrinogen III oxidase, whose translation MQISNQLLQKYNIPVPRYTSYPPANHFTSKFDDRSYLNLLVDSNNHKPEHLAFYFHIPFCKKICYYCGCNAYTSKNEKQLERYFQALKQEVELVTSHISSNRKIAQIHFGGGTPNAVEAARLKELIAILQSKFATIEKPEIAIECNPAYLTFEYIDLLKEAGINRFSLGIQDFDNEILKSVNRDSSKIPVKELVEYLKKGKNDISVNLDFIYGLPGQTIESFNRTIEQAIAIRPDRLVTFSYAHVPWMKKHQAILEKRGLPSSDIKMKMFLSAYDQLIAAGYKAIGLDHFVLPSDELQLALETQELHRNFQGYCTRRTTGQVYAFGVTAISQLENGYAQNVKDIEEYIGLIGSQKLPTERGYQLSPTEIIIREAINEIMCNKQVSWEHIAHRLGTTSEEVLNALAISSSTLEDLQNNDLIRFNEKGITVTEIGTIFIRNIAAALDKHYQQQNHSYSKTV comes from the coding sequence TTCCAGTACCTAGATATACCAGCTATCCACCAGCAAACCATTTTACCTCTAAGTTTGATGACAGAAGCTACCTTAATCTTCTCGTAGACTCCAACAACCATAAACCTGAGCATTTAGCCTTCTACTTTCATATCCCTTTTTGTAAAAAGATATGCTACTACTGTGGTTGTAATGCCTACACCTCAAAAAACGAGAAACAGTTAGAACGCTACTTTCAAGCCTTAAAGCAGGAAGTTGAGCTAGTAACGAGCCATATTAGTAGCAACCGAAAAATTGCACAAATACACTTTGGAGGAGGAACTCCAAATGCGGTGGAGGCTGCTCGTTTAAAGGAGCTAATTGCCATACTGCAATCCAAGTTTGCAACAATCGAAAAGCCAGAGATTGCCATCGAATGCAATCCGGCCTATCTTACATTCGAATACATCGATCTACTTAAAGAGGCTGGAATTAACCGTTTCAGCCTCGGAATACAAGATTTTGACAATGAAATACTCAAGTCTGTCAATCGTGACTCCTCCAAAATACCCGTTAAGGAGCTGGTTGAATATCTAAAAAAGGGAAAGAACGACATTAGCGTCAACCTCGACTTTATATACGGACTTCCGGGACAAACTATCGAATCGTTTAATAGAACCATTGAGCAGGCTATTGCTATTCGTCCTGACAGGCTGGTAACCTTTTCATATGCCCACGTACCTTGGATGAAAAAGCACCAAGCCATTCTCGAAAAAAGAGGACTTCCTTCCTCCGATATTAAAATGAAGATGTTTCTAAGTGCCTACGATCAGCTAATAGCGGCAGGCTATAAAGCAATCGGGCTCGATCATTTTGTACTCCCCTCCGATGAGCTGCAACTCGCCCTTGAAACACAGGAGCTACATCGCAACTTTCAAGGTTACTGCACCCGAAGAACAACCGGTCAGGTCTACGCATTTGGAGTAACCGCCATTAGTCAACTAGAAAATGGCTACGCTCAAAATGTAAAAGATATTGAGGAGTACATAGGTTTGATTGGCAGCCAGAAGTTGCCAACCGAAAGAGGCTACCAGCTCTCTCCTACTGAAATTATAATACGAGAAGCCATTAACGAAATAATGTGCAACAAGCAAGTATCATGGGAGCATATCGCCCATCGCTTAGGCACCACCTCCGAAGAAGTATTAAATGCGCTTGCGATTTCGTCCTCTACTTTAGAAGACTTGCAGAATAATGATCTTATACGCTTTAACGAAAAAGGAATTACCGTAACAGAAATCGGAACCATTTTCATCCGTAATATTGCAGCGGCACTCGACAAGCATTATCAACAACAAAACCACAGCTATTCTAAAACCGTATAG